Proteins from a single region of Paraflavitalea devenefica:
- the lptE gene encoding LPS assembly lipoprotein LptE, whose protein sequence is MILKSKRIHAAIGNRQSAISKFLISGCLLFIVLLFGGCYSFKDVSIPPEVKTFRVNYIENKARYVNPQLSPQITDKLRQKIVNQTRLSPVQTDNAHYEIGGKITEYNVSTSGISGQQASISRLTVAIEVELKNNLNPEDPKTNFKASVSRNFDFDANLALAQAEPQLNESIIKNMVDEVFNRIFSNW, encoded by the coding sequence ATGATATTAAAGAGTAAAAGAATACATGCGGCAATCGGCAATCGGCAATCGGCAATCAGTAAATTCCTGATTAGCGGTTGCCTGTTGTTTATTGTATTGCTGTTCGGTGGTTGCTATTCATTCAAAGATGTGAGCATTCCCCCGGAGGTGAAGACCTTCCGCGTAAACTATATTGAAAACAAAGCCCGTTACGTAAACCCGCAGCTAAGTCCGCAAATAACCGACAAGCTGCGCCAGAAGATCGTGAACCAGACAAGGCTTTCGCCCGTACAAACAGATAACGCCCATTACGAGATCGGCGGTAAGATCACCGAATACAACGTCTCCACCTCCGGTATTTCGGGACAGCAGGCCTCCATCAGCCGGTTGACTGTTGCCATAGAAGTGGAATTAAAAAATAACCTGAATCCCGAGGACCCGAAGACGAATTTTAAAGCCAGTGTTTCCCGTAATTTCGACTTTGATGCTAACTTAGCGCTGGCTCAGGCCGAACCGCAGTTGAATGAAAGCATCATCAAGAACATGGTTGATGAAGTGTTCAACCGCATTTTTTCAAACTGGTAA
- a CDS encoding YihY/virulence factor BrkB family protein has translation MIKLERILLNLPPVRFVTERSKHIVLPGFDRVPLYDVGAFFIQQVNKVGLTERASAVSYNFIMAIPPMCLFLFTLIPQLPFIRQRSIRWQLRNLITEMIPAPEYNASIIEFVDSFWASSRIGLISVGFVMLIFFASNGMMGLMRSFNKNYIGFQRRTGIQTRWTAIKLTLLMMGLIFACLLLLSLQGQVLRWLGIKSDFVKTVIRILRWIFLIALIFYAYGFIYKYAPAIKKRWRIISPGSILATFLSILSTIGFSWFVSMFGKYNALYGSIGTIIVLMIVIYINSLVLLIGYELNVSIHSLKALADERVKHETGGELVK, from the coding sequence ATGATCAAGCTGGAACGCATACTACTGAATTTGCCGCCCGTCCGTTTTGTAACGGAGAGAAGTAAACACATCGTATTACCCGGCTTTGATAGGGTGCCCTTGTATGATGTAGGCGCTTTCTTTATCCAGCAGGTCAACAAGGTAGGATTAACAGAGCGGGCATCGGCCGTATCCTACAACTTTATCATGGCCATTCCGCCCATGTGCCTGTTCCTGTTTACGCTCATTCCACAGTTGCCCTTCATTCGCCAACGTTCCATCCGCTGGCAGCTCAGGAACCTCATTACAGAAATGATCCCCGCTCCCGAATACAATGCCAGCATCATAGAATTTGTAGACAGCTTTTGGGCAAGCAGCCGGATAGGGCTTATTTCTGTTGGTTTCGTCATGCTTATCTTCTTCGCTTCCAATGGTATGATGGGACTGATGCGTTCTTTCAACAAAAACTACATTGGCTTTCAGCGAAGGACAGGCATTCAAACCCGCTGGACGGCCATTAAGCTCACCCTGCTCATGATGGGACTTATTTTTGCCTGTCTGCTGCTGCTTTCTCTGCAAGGGCAGGTATTACGCTGGCTGGGTATTAAAAGCGATTTTGTAAAAACAGTGATCCGTATACTACGTTGGATATTCTTAATTGCGTTAATCTTTTACGCATACGGTTTTATTTATAAATATGCCCCTGCCATCAAAAAACGCTGGAGAATCATATCCCCCGGCTCCATCCTCGCCACCTTCCTGAGCATCCTTTCTACCATAGGTTTCTCCTGGTTTGTAAGCATGTTTGGCAAATACAATGCACTCTATGGCTCAATTGGCACCATCATTGTGCTCATGATCGTGATATACATCAATTCACTGGTGCTACTGATCGGCTATGAACTCAATGTAAGTATCCATTCCCTCAAAGCCCTTGCTGACGAAAGGGTCAAACACGAGACAGGCGGTGAACTGGTGAAGTGA
- the secG gene encoding preprotein translocase subunit SecG, which translates to MILFLILIIIASVAMGLFILIQNPKGGGLAGNIAGFNTQFMGVKQTTDVLEKGTWIMAVAIALLSLCSAFFISGGSSDVKDSNVRPNTQQQAPAANPPAPGGTTVPLNK; encoded by the coding sequence ATGATTTTGTTCCTGATACTGATCATTATAGCGAGTGTAGCGATGGGCTTGTTCATCCTCATCCAAAACCCCAAAGGTGGTGGCCTGGCTGGTAATATCGCCGGTTTCAACACCCAGTTCATGGGTGTGAAACAAACAACCGATGTACTGGAAAAAGGTACCTGGATCATGGCGGTAGCCATTGCCCTGCTGAGCTTGTGTTCTGCCTTCTTTATCTCCGGCGGTTCTTCCGACGTAAAAGATTCAAACGTACGGCCCAACACACAACAACAGGCGCCCGCTGCCAACCCACCCGCACCCGGTGGCACAACCGTACCGCTGAATAAGTAA
- a CDS encoding outer membrane beta-barrel protein gives MTLLYRTFLWIFFIITAFSLQAQEKGANDAPGILAGNILDEKQKPVGDATVELQFLADTLTKKATITDKNGNFSISSIAFGWYRLKVTYVGFQPLVIDSLHFRTERFDFNMSDLVMKAGTSDQLQEIVVYAEKPLIQSKDGNITFNAGESALSAGASASELLKSVPLVANDPDGKVVVRGKEPKILIDDKPVELNAQQLQDFLESLPGSMIERIEVMTNPPPQYANEQGGVINIITRKGRVGAGARVAVMAGTNGERSISGNINYRKKGLAINLNVNTGDNRVNGYGYSKRENIYKDSTNYFNTTNSYRNRNTRPGARLSIDYDIDRYNIVNVLLLFNHNDFRNRSENEYTNLNRFEEIYKLSNRYIETEGQNVNPAMNLTYTRRGKKPGESLRLIAGANYSYNQNDRTFFQQFLKPDRTPTGVDSTQQQLNDSWNHGYSLRINYDKLLDNKTTSFSTGVATVNDASHVVLNTQYMKKPENEYVKNDLLSNDFGFKQSVHSVRFSMKQVISEQMSVTAGITAELTDIQFDLKDKTQVNNDYTTWLPFANFNKRWEDVLNLSVAYRKTIRRPGIGNLNPSIDYGDPNNIRYGNPELAPSTSHNFDLVLGRNGDNYYTNLGFGYNIVQHIFSQIRNLQPDGKTVTTWQNIDDRHEYEVSTWSGYTVSKQFRMNFSASYTYNKYSRYDKEKNKYRDGGTFTTSFNTNYAPKDVWNINGNFTLNRFANPQGTVRSNIRMNLALQHKLFNKRLVLTLNAIDPIFQQKYTSFTFGPNYNLESFSNARTLSYRLTVSYSFNNLVGNKKKAAPSKQPALKTLPGKQSSSKPAVKQSTRR, from the coding sequence ATGACCCTATTATACCGAACCTTTTTATGGATATTTTTCATAATAACAGCCTTTTCTTTGCAGGCGCAGGAAAAGGGCGCCAATGATGCCCCCGGTATTTTAGCGGGCAATATCCTTGATGAAAAACAGAAGCCGGTAGGCGATGCCACCGTAGAGCTGCAGTTCCTCGCCGATACCCTCACTAAAAAGGCCACGATTACCGATAAGAACGGCAATTTCTCCATTTCCTCCATTGCTTTTGGCTGGTACCGGCTGAAGGTCACCTATGTGGGATTTCAGCCCCTGGTGATTGACAGCCTGCATTTCCGTACAGAACGGTTCGATTTTAATATGAGCGACCTGGTGATGAAGGCCGGCACCAGCGACCAGTTGCAGGAAATTGTGGTCTATGCCGAGAAGCCCCTCATCCAGAGTAAAGATGGAAATATCACTTTCAATGCAGGCGAGTCAGCTTTAAGTGCAGGCGCCAGCGCCAGCGAGCTGCTGAAGAGCGTACCCCTGGTGGCCAATGATCCCGATGGAAAGGTGGTAGTGCGTGGCAAGGAACCCAAAATATTGATTGACGATAAACCGGTGGAGCTGAATGCCCAGCAGTTGCAGGACTTCCTGGAATCCCTGCCGGGCAGCATGATCGAGCGCATTGAAGTAATGACCAACCCGCCACCCCAATATGCCAATGAGCAGGGGGGCGTGATCAATATTATTACCCGCAAAGGCAGGGTAGGGGCCGGCGCCCGGGTAGCGGTGATGGCCGGCACCAACGGCGAACGCAGCATCAGCGGCAATATTAATTACCGTAAAAAAGGACTGGCCATTAACCTCAATGTAAATACCGGCGATAACCGGGTGAATGGTTACGGGTATTCCAAACGGGAGAATATTTATAAAGACTCCACCAACTATTTCAATACTACCAACAGTTACCGCAACCGCAATACCCGGCCGGGGGCACGGCTGAGCATTGATTATGATATAGACCGTTACAATATTGTGAATGTACTGTTGCTGTTCAACCACAATGATTTCAGGAACCGCAGTGAAAATGAATATACCAACCTCAACCGTTTTGAAGAGATCTATAAGCTGAGCAACCGGTATATTGAAACAGAAGGGCAGAACGTAAACCCTGCCATGAACCTCACCTATACGCGCAGGGGTAAGAAGCCGGGAGAGTCTTTACGGCTGATTGCGGGGGCCAATTATTCGTATAACCAGAATGACCGTACTTTTTTCCAGCAGTTCCTGAAGCCCGACCGTACGCCTACCGGTGTGGATTCAACACAGCAGCAACTGAATGATAGCTGGAACCATGGCTATAGCCTGCGCATTAATTATGACAAGCTGCTGGACAATAAAACCACTTCCTTTTCTACCGGTGTGGCTACGGTAAACGACGCCAGCCATGTAGTGTTAAATACGCAATACATGAAGAAGCCGGAAAATGAGTATGTGAAAAACGATCTGTTGAGTAATGATTTTGGATTTAAACAATCGGTACACAGCGTCCGCTTCTCTATGAAACAGGTGATCTCAGAACAAATGAGCGTTACGGCCGGTATTACGGCAGAGCTAACGGATATTCAGTTTGACCTGAAAGATAAAACACAGGTGAATAATGATTATACCACCTGGCTGCCTTTTGCCAATTTCAATAAACGCTGGGAAGATGTGTTGAACCTGAGTGTTGCCTATCGCAAAACCATCCGCCGTCCGGGCATCGGCAACCTGAATCCCAGCATTGACTATGGCGATCCCAATAATATCCGCTATGGCAATCCTGAACTGGCGCCTTCTACTTCCCATAATTTCGACCTGGTGCTGGGCCGTAATGGTGATAATTATTATACCAACCTGGGCTTCGGTTATAATATTGTGCAGCATATTTTCAGCCAGATCAGGAACCTGCAGCCCGATGGTAAAACGGTCACTACCTGGCAGAATATTGATGACCGCCATGAGTATGAAGTGAGCACCTGGAGCGGCTATACGGTATCCAAACAGTTCCGTATGAATTTCAGCGCCAGCTATACGTATAATAAGTATAGCCGGTACGACAAGGAGAAGAACAAGTACCGGGATGGCGGCACTTTCACCACCAGCTTTAATACCAATTATGCACCCAAGGACGTGTGGAATATTAATGGCAATTTCACGCTCAACCGCTTTGCCAATCCCCAGGGAACGGTGCGCAGCAATATCCGCATGAACCTGGCCCTGCAGCATAAGCTGTTCAACAAACGCCTGGTGCTTACGCTGAATGCCATTGATCCCATCTTCCAGCAGAAGTATACCAGCTTTACATTTGGTCCCAACTATAACCTGGAATCTTTCAGCAATGCCCGTACGCTTAGCTACCGCCTTACTGTTAGTTATAGCTTTAACAACCTGGTGGGGAATAAGAAGAAGGCGGCGCCTTCTAAACAGCCAGCATTAAAGACTTTACCGGGTAAGCAAAGCAGCAGTAAGCCTGCGGTGAAGCAGTCAACGA
- a CDS encoding sigma-54 interaction domain-containing protein produces the protein MDIQSIKNRFGIIGNSPALNFALQVAGQVANTDLTVLIAGESGAGKEAFSQIIHALSNRKHNPFIAVNCGAIPEGTIDSELFGHEKGSFTGAVDSRKGYFETVNGGTIFLDEIGEMPLGTQARLLRVLETGEFIRVGSSKVQKTDVRVIAATNKDLLEFTQNGRFREDLYYRLSTVPIRVPSLRDRKEDIPLLFRRFAVDFAEKYKATPIQLDEEAKEVLINYGWPGNIRELKNIAEQMSVLVSDKQVTAQELRRFLPDRDLSNRLPVLAHPGNSGVNGHEFANEREILYKLFFDMKKDVTELKKMFVEILQNPGMAAAQNQALINELKNSKEIMAPAIMPQPAAGSAQPVMLHHDDAIHHHEEVEDSLNIMDMEKDLIMKALKKHKGKRKDAATDLGISERTLYRKLKEYDIKE, from the coding sequence ATGGATATCCAATCAATCAAAAACCGCTTTGGCATCATCGGCAACTCGCCTGCATTGAACTTTGCCCTGCAGGTGGCTGGCCAGGTAGCCAATACAGATCTTACCGTTTTAATTGCCGGTGAAAGCGGAGCCGGCAAAGAGGCCTTCTCGCAGATCATTCACGCTTTATCGAACCGCAAGCATAATCCCTTTATCGCCGTGAACTGCGGCGCCATTCCCGAAGGGACCATAGATTCTGAACTATTTGGTCACGAAAAAGGATCTTTCACCGGCGCAGTAGACTCCCGCAAAGGTTATTTTGAGACCGTTAATGGCGGCACCATTTTCCTGGATGAGATCGGCGAAATGCCCCTCGGCACGCAGGCACGCCTGCTGCGGGTACTGGAAACCGGTGAGTTCATCCGCGTAGGCTCGTCCAAAGTACAAAAAACAGATGTGCGGGTAATAGCCGCTACCAATAAAGACCTGCTGGAATTCACCCAGAATGGTAGGTTCCGGGAAGATCTCTATTACCGGTTAAGCACCGTACCCATCAGGGTACCCTCCCTGCGCGATCGCAAGGAAGATATTCCCCTCCTGTTCAGAAGGTTTGCAGTAGACTTTGCAGAGAAATACAAGGCAACACCAATCCAACTGGATGAGGAGGCGAAAGAAGTGTTAATTAACTATGGCTGGCCGGGTAATATTCGCGAATTGAAGAATATTGCAGAACAGATGTCTGTACTGGTCAGTGATAAACAGGTAACAGCACAGGAGCTAAGACGCTTTTTACCGGATAGGGATCTGTCCAATCGCTTACCTGTATTGGCGCATCCGGGGAACAGTGGTGTTAACGGTCATGAATTTGCCAATGAACGGGAGATCCTGTACAAGCTCTTCTTCGATATGAAGAAAGATGTGACAGAGCTGAAGAAGATGTTTGTGGAGATCTTACAAAATCCCGGTATGGCGGCAGCCCAGAACCAGGCGTTGATCAATGAACTCAAGAACAGTAAGGAGATCATGGCGCCCGCTATCATGCCCCAGCCGGCAGCAGGCAGTGCACAACCGGTCATGCTGCACCATGATGATGCCATCCACCACCATGAGGAAGTGGAAGATTCACTGAACATCATGGACATGGAGAAAGACCTGATCATGAAAGCCCTGAAAAAACACAAGGGAAAACGGAAAGATGCAGCTACCGACCTTGGTATTAGCGAAAGGACCTTATACCGTAAGCTTAAAGAATATGATATTAAAGAGTAA
- a CDS encoding TrmH family RNA methyltransferase — translation MTPERREKLLSVLNKRQNDLTIVLENVFDPHNISAVMRTCDAIGIQEIYVLNTRIARHKKWGAKSSSSAAKWLTIHQYTDAQECFTRLRSAYSRILTTHLSSDAVDLYSIDFTGSVALVFGNEHSGVSDEIRAMADGNFIIPQQGIIQSLNISVACAVTLYEAYRQKKNAGHYEQRKIQEPLLGALLNEWGFYGEEKEV, via the coding sequence ATGACGCCAGAAAGACGGGAAAAGTTGTTGTCAGTGCTAAATAAACGGCAAAATGACCTTACGATTGTCCTGGAAAATGTATTTGACCCCCATAATATATCCGCGGTGATGCGTACCTGCGACGCTATTGGTATACAGGAGATCTATGTGCTGAATACCCGGATAGCCCGCCATAAGAAATGGGGGGCTAAAAGCAGCAGCAGCGCCGCCAAATGGCTCACGATACATCAATACACGGATGCACAGGAATGCTTTACCAGGCTGCGGTCGGCCTATTCCCGTATTTTAACGACCCACCTCAGCAGTGATGCTGTAGATTTGTATAGCATTGATTTTACCGGCTCTGTAGCCCTTGTTTTTGGCAATGAGCATTCGGGTGTCAGTGACGAGATCAGGGCCATGGCCGACGGGAATTTCATTATTCCCCAGCAGGGCATTATCCAATCGCTGAATATCTCCGTGGCCTGCGCCGTGACGCTGTATGAAGCTTACCGGCAGAAAAAGAATGCAGGACATTATGAGCAGCGGAAGATACAGGAACCCCTGTTGGGTGCGTTATTGAATGAGTGGGGATTTTATGGGGAGGAGAAGGAGGTTTGA
- a CDS encoding thioredoxin family protein yields the protein MKKLVTCLVLPVVALLAFTVNNDPLPIGAALPKADNKLKDITGKELTLKSAMKENGLLVMFSCNTCPVVINNQSRTNEICKYAQDKNVGVVLLNSNEANRSSSESLQAMKEYGDGQGFKWYYAEDKNNELADAFGATRTPECFLFDKAGKLVYHGAIDDNPNNADAVSRKHLQEAINEASTGKDVTVKQSRSVGCSIKRLKS from the coding sequence ATGAAAAAGCTCGTAACCTGCCTGGTATTGCCGGTAGTCGCTTTACTGGCATTCACTGTCAACAATGATCCATTACCCATTGGTGCTGCACTGCCCAAGGCCGACAATAAACTCAAAGACATCACCGGAAAAGAACTCACACTCAAAAGCGCCATGAAAGAAAATGGCTTGCTCGTCATGTTCAGTTGCAACACCTGCCCCGTGGTGATCAACAACCAATCACGTACCAATGAAATATGCAAATATGCCCAGGATAAAAATGTAGGTGTGGTATTGCTGAATTCCAACGAGGCTAACCGAAGCAGTTCAGAATCTTTACAGGCCATGAAAGAATATGGCGATGGTCAGGGTTTTAAATGGTATTATGCAGAAGACAAGAACAATGAACTGGCCGATGCTTTTGGCGCCACCCGTACACCGGAATGCTTCCTGTTCGACAAAGCAGGTAAACTGGTCTATCATGGCGCCATAGACGATAATCCCAATAATGCAGACGCTGTAAGCCGTAAACACCTGCAGGAGGCCATCAATGAAGCGAGTACCGGCAAGGATGTGACAGTAAAGCAATCCCGCTCTGTAGGATGCAGCATTAAAAGACTAAAATCATAA
- the miaB gene encoding tRNA (N6-isopentenyl adenosine(37)-C2)-methylthiotransferase MiaB, with the protein MPDLITHTKQDETRQGEAYSPFVNAPVAYGKKFYIESYGCAMNFSDSEIVASILNENGFGATRNYEEADLILINTCSIREKAEQTVRKRLSDLRVAKEANPGALIGILGCMAERLKAKLLEEEKLVDLVVGPDAYRTLPGLIEEAADGQKAVNVLLSREETYADIAPVRLNSNGINAFVSIMRGCNNMCSFCVVPFTRGRERSRDADSIVRECQDLFNQGYREVTLLGQNVDSYYWNSGDSGAESVAFAQLLERVAMVSPLLRVRFSTSHPKDITDDVLHMIAKYENICKYIHLPVQSGSTRILQLMNRTYTREWYMAKVDRIKAIIPDCSISADIIAGFCTETEEDHQDTLSIMEYSEYDYSYMFFYSERPGTLAARRYQDDIPEQVKKRRLDEIINLQRKLSHESNMKDIGSTVKVLIEGDSKKSEHDWMGRTSQYKVVVFPKAGHSLNKGDYAMVTIDTCTGGTLLGRVVE; encoded by the coding sequence ATGCCGGATCTGATTACCCATACCAAACAGGACGAAACTCGCCAGGGAGAGGCTTATAGCCCATTTGTGAATGCCCCTGTTGCCTACGGTAAGAAGTTTTACATTGAGAGCTATGGTTGCGCCATGAATTTCTCCGATAGTGAGATCGTTGCTTCCATATTGAATGAGAACGGGTTCGGCGCTACACGGAATTACGAGGAAGCCGACCTGATACTGATCAATACCTGTTCCATCCGGGAAAAAGCTGAACAAACGGTGCGCAAGCGGCTGAGCGACCTGCGGGTTGCCAAGGAGGCCAATCCCGGCGCCCTGATCGGCATACTGGGCTGTATGGCAGAACGCCTGAAGGCCAAGCTGCTGGAAGAAGAAAAGCTGGTAGACCTGGTAGTAGGTCCCGATGCCTACCGCACCCTGCCCGGCTTAATTGAAGAAGCGGCGGACGGTCAGAAAGCCGTCAATGTATTATTAAGCCGCGAGGAAACCTATGCTGATATTGCCCCTGTACGATTGAACAGCAATGGCATCAATGCCTTTGTGAGCATCATGCGGGGATGTAACAATATGTGCTCTTTTTGTGTAGTGCCCTTTACCCGGGGCCGGGAAAGGAGCCGCGATGCTGATTCCATCGTGCGCGAATGCCAGGACCTCTTTAACCAGGGCTATCGCGAAGTAACCCTGCTGGGCCAGAATGTGGACAGCTATTACTGGAACAGCGGCGATAGCGGGGCCGAATCGGTCGCCTTTGCCCAACTGCTGGAAAGAGTAGCAATGGTAAGTCCGCTGTTACGGGTGCGTTTCTCTACCTCTCATCCCAAGGACATCACAGATGATGTGTTGCATATGATCGCGAAATACGAGAACATCTGCAAATACATACACCTGCCGGTGCAAAGCGGATCAACCAGGATCCTGCAGCTCATGAACCGCACCTATACCCGGGAGTGGTACATGGCAAAGGTAGACCGCATCAAAGCCATCATACCCGATTGCAGCATCAGCGCCGATATCATTGCCGGCTTTTGTACAGAAACAGAGGAAGACCACCAGGATACGCTGAGCATCATGGAATACAGTGAGTACGATTACAGCTACATGTTCTTCTACAGCGAGCGGCCGGGCACCCTGGCAGCACGCCGTTACCAGGATGATATACCGGAACAGGTGAAAAAAAGAAGGCTGGATGAGATCATCAACCTGCAACGAAAGCTCAGCCACGAGAGTAATATGAAAGACATAGGCAGCACCGTGAAAGTATTAATTGAAGGAGATTCAAAGAAGAGTGAACACGACTGGATGGGCCGCACCAGCCAGTATAAAGTGGTTGTTTTTCCAAAAGCCGGACATTCACTGAACAAAGGTGATTATGCGATGGTTACAATAGACACTTGCACCGGCGGTACATTGCTGGGCAGGGTCGTTGAGTAA
- the mltG gene encoding endolytic transglycosylase MltG, translating into MWKKLILILLVILLAGAAFTGWRFFMSNTAFSEKSKYLYIRTGHATYDEVYQTIKDSQFVKNPGSFDFLAHRMDLPEKIRAGRYEIQKGMSLSDIIRMLRNGRQSPVNLVITKLRTKESLAGLIGRKFECDSASVMAYISDTDTLNAYGFDTNTIMATVYPNTYTYFWNTTPSAIFRKLFAAYKTVWTPERVQQATALGLTPVKAYTLASIIEEETQNNSEKDTMASVYLNRYNAGMPLQADPTVKFALRDFSLKRIYEKHLTVESPYNTYRHKGLPPGPICTPSLTTLDKVLQSPKTKYLYFVVSPDLSRHIFTEKYEDHMIYAREFHKSMDERTSKQKKAKEDTGEELKK; encoded by the coding sequence ATGTGGAAGAAATTGATCCTTATACTTTTGGTCATCCTTTTGGCAGGCGCTGCTTTTACCGGCTGGAGATTCTTTATGTCCAACACCGCTTTTAGTGAAAAAAGCAAATACCTCTACATCCGTACCGGCCATGCTACCTATGATGAAGTATACCAAACCATCAAAGACAGCCAGTTCGTCAAAAACCCCGGTTCCTTTGATTTCCTGGCCCACCGGATGGACCTGCCGGAAAAGATCAGGGCCGGCCGTTATGAGATCCAAAAAGGCATGAGCCTGTCCGATATCATACGTATGCTGCGCAATGGCCGGCAGTCGCCGGTTAACCTCGTCATCACCAAGCTGCGCACCAAAGAAAGCCTGGCAGGGCTTATTGGCCGGAAATTCGAGTGCGACTCCGCCTCCGTAATGGCCTATATCAGCGATACGGATACCCTCAACGCCTATGGGTTTGATACCAATACCATCATGGCAACGGTATATCCCAACACCTATACCTACTTCTGGAATACCACCCCTTCTGCCATTTTCAGAAAACTGTTTGCAGCATACAAAACCGTATGGACACCCGAGCGCGTACAGCAGGCAACAGCGTTGGGCTTAACCCCGGTAAAAGCCTATACCCTCGCCTCTATCATTGAAGAAGAGACCCAGAATAACAGCGAAAAAGACACCATGGCAAGCGTTTACCTCAACCGTTATAACGCAGGTATGCCCTTGCAGGCCGACCCTACCGTAAAATTTGCGCTGCGCGACTTTAGCCTTAAACGCATTTATGAAAAACACCTGACGGTAGAATCGCCCTACAATACCTACCGCCATAAAGGGTTGCCCCCCGGCCCCATCTGCACCCCTTCGCTCACTACGCTGGATAAAGTATTACAATCACCGAAAACCAAATATTTGTATTTTGTTGTAAGTCCTGACCTTAGCCGGCATATTTTCACGGAGAAATATGAAGACCACATGATATATGCCCGGGAATTCCACAAATCGATGGATGAAAGGACAAGCAAACAGAAAAAAGCAAAAGAAGATACAGGAGAAGAACTGAAGAAGTAA
- a CDS encoding TlpA disulfide reductase family protein produces the protein MKRTILTSYFLLLTSLLFAQVKKIKITDLEAHIQNSDHPLVVSFWATWCAPCVEEIPWLQEGVAKFANQKVELVLVSLDFPRDYPKGIDTFIKKKNFSATFYWLDETNADYFCPKINARWEGGIPATLFVNHKTGYRRFFDRALTDRQVEPEIKTMLAEPKAASR, from the coding sequence ATGAAACGTACTATTCTGACTTCATACTTCCTACTTCTGACTTCCCTGCTTTTCGCACAGGTAAAGAAGATCAAGATCACCGACCTGGAAGCCCATATACAGAACAGCGATCATCCGCTGGTGGTCAGTTTCTGGGCTACCTGGTGCGCCCCTTGCGTGGAGGAGATCCCCTGGCTACAGGAAGGGGTGGCTAAGTTTGCCAACCAGAAAGTAGAACTGGTACTGGTGAGCCTGGACTTTCCGCGGGATTACCCAAAAGGTATTGATACTTTCATTAAAAAGAAGAACTTCAGCGCCACCTTCTATTGGCTGGATGAAACGAATGCCGATTATTTCTGTCCCAAAATAAATGCCCGGTGGGAAGGTGGTATTCCCGCCACTTTATTTGTGAATCATAAAACCGGTTACCGCCGGTTCTTCGACCGCGCTTTAACTGACCGCCAGGTAGAACCGGAAATTAAAACCATGCTGGCCGAACCCAAAGCCGCCAGCCGCTAA